The Lacerta agilis isolate rLacAgi1 chromosome 5, rLacAgi1.pri, whole genome shotgun sequence genome has a segment encoding these proteins:
- the LOC117046303 gene encoding prostaglandin E synthase-like, with protein sequence MQKMMENEAFVSFVFFGTLLVIKMYAVAVITGQVRLRKKAFANPEDALRHGGLQYHREDPDVERCRRAHLNDMENIYPFLFLGAIYSLLYPNPTVARIHFLIFFFGRIVHTLAYLLKLRAPTRSVAYIVAQLPCISMALQILFAAIKSW encoded by the coding sequence ATGCAGAAAATGATGGAGAATGAAGCCTTCGTGTCTTTCGTATTCTTTGGCACCCTTTTGGTCATAAAGATGTATGCTGTAGCCGTCATAACAGGACAAGTGAGGCTTCGCAAAAAGGCATTTGCCAATCCGGAGGATGCTCTGAGGCACGGAGGGTTGCAATACCACAGGGAAGACCCTGATGTGGAGCGATGCCGCAGGGCTCATCTCAACGACATGGAGAACATTTACCCCTTTCTCTTCCTCGGTGCGATCTACTCCCTTTTGTACCCCAACCCTACTGTGGCCCGGATCCACTTCTTGATCTTCTTCTTTGGCCGGATTGTCCACACCTTGGCTTACCTTTTGAAACTAAGGGCTCCCACACGCTCAGTGGCCTACATTGTGGCCCAACTTCCCTGCATCTCTATGGCCCTACAGATCCTCTTTGCAGCCATCAAGTCCTGGTGA